In one window of Ovis aries strain OAR_USU_Benz2616 breed Rambouillet chromosome 3, ARS-UI_Ramb_v3.0, whole genome shotgun sequence DNA:
- the DDX23 gene encoding probable ATP-dependent RNA helicase DDX23, which yields MAGELADKKDRDASPSKEERKRSRTPDRDRDRDRDRKSSPSKDRKRHRSRDRRRGVSRSRSRSRSKSTERDRRHKERERDKERDRNKKDRDRDKDGHRRDKDRKRSSLSPGRGKDFKSRKDRDSRKDEEDEHGDKKPKAQPLSLEELLAKKKAEEEAEAKPKFLSKAEREAEALKRRQQEVEERQRMLEEERKKRKQFQDLGRKMLEDPQERERRERRERMERETNGNEDEEGRQKIREEKDKSKELHAIKERYLGGIKKRRRTRHLNDRKFVFEWDASEDTSIDYNPLYKERHQVQLLGRGFIAGIDLKQQKREQSRFYGDLMEKRRTLEEKEQEEARLRKLRKKEAKQRWDDRHWSQKKLDEMTDRDWRIFREDYSITTKGGKIPNPVRSWKDSSLPPHILEVIDKCGYKEPTPIQRQAIPIGLQNRDIIGVAETGSGKTAAFLIPLLVWITTLPKIDRIEESDQGPYAIILAPTRELAQQIEEETIKFGKPLGIRTVAVIGGISREDQGFRLRMGCEIVIATPGRLIDVLENRYLVLSRCTYVVLDEADRMIDMGFEPDVQKILEHMPVSNQKPDTDEAEDPEKMLANFESGKHKYRQTVMFTATMPPAVERLARSYLRRPAVVYIGSAGKPHERVEQKVFLMSESEKRKKLLAILEQGFDPPIIIFVNQKKGCDVLAKSLEKMGYNACTLHGGKGQEQREFALSNLKAGAKDILVATDVAGRGIDIQDVSMVVNYDMAKNIEDYIHRIGRTGRAGKSGVAITFLTKEDSAVFYELKQAILESPVSSCPPELANHPDAQHKPGTILTKKRREETIFA from the exons ATGGCAGGAGAGCTGGCTGATAAGAAGGACCGTGATGCATCACCTTCCAAGGAGGAGAGGAAGCGATCTCGGACCCCTGACAGAGACCGCGATAGAGACCGAGACCGAAAGTCTTCCCCATCTAAAGACAGGAAACGGCATCGTTCAAGGGATCGGCGTAGAGGAGTCAGCCGTTCTCGCTCCCGTTCCCGATCCAAGTCTACAGAAAG AGATCGCCGGCACAAAGAGCGAGAGCGAGACAAGGAACGAGATCGGAATAAGAAGGACCGAGACCGGGATAAGGATGGGCACCGAAGGGACAAGGACCGCAAGCGATCCAG TTTATCTCCTGGCCGAGGAAAAGATTTTAAATCTCGGAAAGACAGAGACTCTAGAAAGGATGAAGAGGATGAACATGGTGATAAGAAGCCTAAG GCCCAGCCATTATCCCTGGAGGAACTTCTGGCCAAGAAAAAGGCTGAGGAGGAAGCCGAGGCCAAG CCCAAGTTCCTCTCCAAAGCAGAACGAGAGGCTGAAGCCCTGAAGCGACGACAACAGGAGGTGGAGGAACGGCAGAGGATGCttgaagaagagaggaagaaaaggaagcagtTCCAGGACTTGGGCAGGAAAATGTTGG AAGACCCTCAGGAACGGGAACGTCGGGAGCGCAGGgagaggatggagagggagaccAACGGGAATGAGGATGAGGAAGGGCGGCAGAAGATCCGGGAGGAGAAGGATAAGAGCAAGGAGCTGCACGCCATTAAG GAGCGTTACCTCGGTGGCATCAAGAAGCGGCGCCGGACAAGGCATCTCAACGACCGCAAGTTTGTCTTTGAGTGGGATGCGTCTGAGGACACTTCCATTGACTACAACCCCTT GTACAAAGAACGGCACCAGGTACAGTTGTTGGGGCGAGGCTTCATTGCAGGCATTGACCTGAAGCAGCAGAAACGAGAGCAGTCGCGTTTCTATGGAGACCTAATGGAGAAGAGGCGGACGCTGGAAGAAAAGGAGCAAGAGGA GGCGAGACTCCGCAAACTTCGAAAGAAGGAAGCCAAGCAACGCTGGGATGATCGGCATTGGTCCCAGAAAAAGCTGGATGAGATGACGGACAGGGACTGGCGGATCTTCCGCGAGGACTATAGCATCACCACCAAAGGCGGCAAGATCCCCAACCCCGTCCGGTCCTGGAAAGACTCCTCTCTGCCGCCGCACATCTTGGAGGTCATTGACAAGTGTGGCTACAAG GAGCCGACACCTATCCAGCGCCAGGCAATCCCCATTGGGCTACAGAATCGTGACATCATTGGCGTGGCTGAGACTGGCAGCGGCAAGACAGCAGCCTTCCTCATCCCGTTGCTGGTCTGGATTACCACTCTCCCCAAAATTGACAG GATCGAAGAGTCCGACCAGGGCCCTTACGCTATCATCCTGGCCCCCACTCGTGAGCTGGCTCAGCAGATTGAGGAAGAGACCATCAAGTTTGGGAAGCCGCTGGGCATCCGCACTGTGGCTGTTATTGGTGGCATCTCCAGAGAAGACCAGGGCTTCAGGCTGCGCATGGGCTGTGAG ATAGTGATCGCTACCCCGGGACGTCTGATCGACGTGCTAGAGAACCGCTACTTGGTGCTGAGCCGCTGCACCTATGTGGTTCTGGACGAGGCAGACAGAATGATTGACATGGGCTTTGAGCCAGACGTCCAGAAGATCCTGGAGCACATGCCTGTCAGCAATCAGAAGCCGGACACAGATGAGGCCGAGGACCCTGAGAAGATGCTGGCCAACTTTGAGTCGGGAAAACACAAGTACCGCCAA ACAGTCATGTTCACGGCCACCATGCCCCCAGCGGTAGAGCGTCTGGCCCGGAGCTATCTTCGGCGACCTGCTGTGGTGTACATTGGTTCTGCAGGCAAGCCCCATGAACGTGTGGAACAGAAAGTCTTCCTCATGTCAGAGTCCGAAAAGAG GAAAAAGCTGCTGGCAATCTTGGAGCAAGGGTTTGATCCACCCATCATCATTTTTGTCAACCAGAAGAAGGGCTGTGATGTTTTGGCCAAATCCCTGGAGAAGATGGGG TACAACGCTTGTACGCTGCACGGTGGAAAAGGCCAGGAGCAGCGAGAGTTTGCACTGTCCAACCTCAAGGCTGGGGCCAAGGATATTTTGGTGGCTACAGATGTGGCAGGTCGTGGTATCGACATCCAAGATGTATCTATGGTTGTCAACTATGACATGGCCAAGAACATTGAGG atTACATCCACCGCATTGGCCGCACGGGACGAGCAGGCAAGAGTGGTGTGGCCATCACCTTCCTCACCAAAGAGGACTCTGCTGTGTTCTATGAGCTGAAGCAAGCCATTCTGGAGAGCCCGgtgtcctcctgccccccagaGCTAGCCAACCACCCTGACGCCCAGCAcaaaccaggcaccatcctcaCCAAGAAGCGCCGGGAAGAGACCATCTTTGCCTGA